Part of the Woronichinia naegeliana WA131 genome, CCAATTACCGCGATCATTTTTGCGGTATAAATCGATCGCTATTTTCTCAGCATCAACTAAAACATAATCTTGCAAACTAGGATTGCGACGATACATCCTAAATTTATCCCCTCGGTCATAACTGGCTGTACTTGCAGATAATACCTCAACAATTAGACAAGGATATTGAATCGCCTGAATGGCAGTGCGATCGCGCTCATCACAAGTAACGCTCACATCAGGATAAACGTAATCCTTAGTTTCAAAAATATTTACACGACAATCGGAGTTACCTACCTGGCAACCACCACCCCGTAAATGACCTTTAAGGATGAAAATAATATTACTAGCAATTCGCCCATGATTCTGAGTCCCCCCACTTATGGCATAAACTTCACCACTAAGATACTCGTGGCGCAGCAGTTGTTGTTCTTCCCAAATAAAATATTCTTCGGGTGTTAACCTAAGAAATTTATCTTTTACAGCAATCATTTCTTGTCACCTCATCGGCGATCGCGGGATTAGGATTACACGCTCGCTACCGCGCAGTAATCACCTCGATTTTAACACTTACCTCTTTTAGGTGAATTGTTGGAGTCTTATTTGAGAATTGAACCCCAGCCGATAGCTTACTTCTCCAGTGCGAGAGATATTATTATTTATTTTTGAAAATAAGTGATAAGATTAGGTA contains:
- a CDS encoding Uma2 family endonuclease; translation: MIAVKDKFLRLTPEEYFIWEEQQLLRHEYLSGEVYAISGGTQNHGRIASNIIFILKGHLRGGGCQVGNSDCRVNIFETKDYVYPDVSVTCDERDRTAIQAIQYPCLIVEVLSASTASYDRGDKFRMYRRNPSLQDYVLVDAEKIAIDLYRKNDRGNWEIFNYQSGDNIDLQSIGLSFSIESVYEDIIFEELETTSK